A region of Desulfolithobacter dissulfuricans DNA encodes the following proteins:
- a CDS encoding EAL domain-containing protein, translating to MMQAFLNGDNSFNSSLDTLERKINSTFSTFEQVDWSEKKFLHDDANYKNAKALWHTATMKHFLDTSDKNFNLHTTIIEELIYLIKNISNRLGIPKDRNIQNHYLSVALFDTLPKLKNHIGMIRGFTTGILTKQQISKEDKKLFLKIYLLANAELNTLQLSMHHYLKQTNIPKLERSILQSSKTIELFMQRTESLVLHTDSLAQPVKSFFKEATQTIGEISKLHDDILNHFQNDLKNRMDAAESKIILVALGLTSMVLFAGLLGLAFYQSVSRPLQELQNGVYAITHGNYSPLKVDTKDELATIALAFNTMAAEIRKQLSFLQWYKTALDSSSLVSKTDPEGNITYVNELLLHATGYSEKELIGKRYKTLLHPEMPEELFRQMREAIRDKKIWNGELKTRTKNGTELITETTIIPILDDKNQIKEYVAVHSDITELIKSKEKIQNMLYFDTLTGLPNRARLLEDLKKEKGYAIIIVNIDDFRLVNDFYGYEAGNKMLQDMALWISNFAQGHYAVYRLPSDEFALVSFESREARKVIDFARAMTEYIEKHTISYNGSDIPILIKAGVALLRDDKDVGRILINADTAIKEAKQHLEKIIFYNESRFAKEAYKRNMEWIKKIKTAIAEDRIVPFFQPIYNNRTNKIDKYEALVRLIDTDGSVISPFHFLDIAKKAKLYTDITRIMIEKSFQVFARRNEELSVNISTQDILDADLVAFLIEKIKGYKMQNRINCECSDTDQATLNNRIVFELTESEEVENYDETIRFIKKIKECGGKMAIDDFGTGYSNFVYILNMGINYLKIDGSLIKTILTDDKSLTLVKAIVGFTRELGIKTIAEFVSDAELQKKVEEIGIDYSQGYYIDKPLPQEKLPPPIGS from the coding sequence ATGATGCAGGCATTTCTCAACGGTGACAATTCATTCAATTCATCATTAGATACGCTTGAACGTAAAATAAATAGTACATTTAGCACATTCGAACAAGTTGACTGGTCTGAAAAAAAATTTCTGCATGACGATGCCAACTACAAAAATGCAAAAGCACTATGGCATACTGCAACAATGAAACATTTTCTAGATACTTCTGACAAAAACTTCAATCTGCATACAACAATTATTGAAGAACTGATCTACTTGATAAAAAATATCTCCAACAGACTGGGTATTCCTAAAGACAGGAATATCCAGAACCATTATCTCTCCGTAGCTCTTTTTGACACACTTCCAAAACTTAAAAACCATATTGGCATGATTCGTGGATTTACCACAGGAATACTGACCAAACAACAAATAAGCAAAGAGGACAAAAAGCTCTTCCTCAAGATTTACCTGCTTGCCAATGCAGAACTCAATACCCTACAGCTGAGCATGCATCACTACCTGAAACAAACGAATATTCCAAAACTTGAGCGAAGTATTCTACAGTCATCAAAGACAATTGAACTTTTTATGCAAAGAACAGAATCCTTGGTGCTACATACAGATTCACTCGCGCAGCCGGTTAAGAGTTTCTTCAAAGAAGCCACCCAGACGATCGGTGAAATATCCAAACTCCATGATGATATCCTCAACCATTTCCAAAACGACCTGAAAAACCGAATGGATGCAGCAGAATCAAAAATCATTCTGGTGGCATTGGGCTTGACAAGCATGGTTTTGTTCGCCGGCCTGCTCGGCCTGGCATTTTACCAATCCGTTTCAAGACCGCTCCAAGAGCTTCAAAATGGTGTCTATGCGATAACGCACGGCAACTATTCTCCGCTAAAGGTGGACACCAAAGACGAACTGGCGACAATTGCACTGGCATTCAACACAATGGCCGCCGAAATCAGAAAACAGCTAAGTTTTCTCCAGTGGTACAAAACAGCCCTTGACAGTTCATCGCTTGTCAGCAAAACCGACCCTGAAGGCAACATCACCTATGTCAACGAACTATTGTTGCACGCAACCGGTTATTCAGAGAAAGAGCTAATCGGCAAGCGGTACAAAACACTCCTTCATCCGGAAATGCCAGAAGAACTGTTTAGGCAGATGCGGGAGGCAATCAGGGACAAAAAAATATGGAATGGGGAATTGAAAACCCGTACAAAAAACGGCACGGAACTGATAACAGAGACGACGATCATTCCGATACTTGACGACAAAAACCAGATCAAAGAGTATGTGGCCGTGCACAGCGACATCACAGAACTGATCAAGTCGAAAGAAAAAATCCAGAACATGCTCTATTTCGATACATTGACCGGGCTTCCAAACCGTGCCAGGCTACTTGAAGATCTGAAAAAAGAAAAAGGATACGCTATTATCATTGTCAACATCGACGATTTCAGACTGGTGAACGATTTTTACGGCTACGAAGCCGGAAACAAGATGCTGCAGGACATGGCCCTATGGATCAGTAATTTTGCGCAGGGGCACTACGCTGTTTATCGACTGCCTTCCGATGAGTTCGCCCTTGTCTCGTTTGAGAGCAGAGAGGCGAGGAAGGTTATCGATTTTGCCAGAGCGATGACTGAATATATCGAAAAACATACGATTTCATACAATGGCAGCGATATTCCGATACTGATAAAAGCTGGAGTAGCACTACTTCGCGATGATAAAGATGTAGGAAGAATACTGATCAATGCCGATACCGCGATCAAAGAAGCCAAGCAGCATCTGGAAAAAATTATCTTTTACAACGAAAGCAGGTTCGCAAAAGAGGCGTACAAACGCAACATGGAATGGATCAAAAAGATCAAGACAGCGATTGCGGAAGATCGCATCGTTCCTTTTTTTCAGCCCATTTACAACAACAGGACAAATAAAATTGACAAGTATGAAGCCCTTGTGCGTCTCATCGATACAGATGGCAGTGTCATTTCGCCGTTTCACTTTCTCGATATCGCAAAAAAGGCAAAACTCTATACCGACATCACCCGGATCATGATCGAAAAATCGTTTCAGGTTTTTGCCCGGCGAAATGAAGAACTCTCCGTCAACATCTCGACACAGGACATTCTTGATGCCGACCTCGTTGCATTTTTAATTGAAAAAATCAAAGGTTACAAAATGCAAAATCGCATAAACTGCGAATGCTCAGACACGGATCAGGCCACGCTCAACAACCGCATCGTATTCGAACTCACCGAAAGCGAAGAAGTGGAAAACTATGATGAAACAATCAGGTTCATAAAGAAGATCAAAGAATGCGGCGGAAAAATGGCCATCGACGATTTTGGAACCGGTTACTCCAATTTCGTCTATATCCTCAATATGGGAATAAATTATCTGAAAATCGACGGGAGCCTTATCAAAACCATTTTAACTGACGACAAATCGCTGACGCTCGTCAAGGCCATCGTCGGCTTTACCCGTGAACTGGGAATTAAAACGATTGCGGAATTTGTCAGCGACGCCGAGTTGCAAAAGAAGGTCGAAGAGATCGGAATTGACTATTCACAAGGCTACTATATCGATAAACCGCTCCCACAAGAGAAACTTCCACCTCCTATAGGATCCTGA
- a CDS encoding triose-phosphate isomerase, whose protein sequence is MVSEQGKMVVANWKAALSPVKVKQWLDVFRQRYRPVSGIEVVLAVPSLYLRQVYREVASLDGVAVAAQHVSPYPPGAYTGALPAVWLAGMAGYTLAGHRETRKYFHETLQEVAGQVREAVSAGLVPILCMERAVATAQIAAIDSGDLERTVLSYTPSDAVQLEVAHGAREVRDAAAFFSALSGGRPVLYGGGVNRENIQELMGVPELAGVMVGRSCLDVSEFLDLLETLR, encoded by the coding sequence ATGGTGTCTGAACAGGGAAAGATGGTGGTGGCTAACTGGAAGGCGGCCCTGTCACCGGTAAAGGTGAAGCAGTGGCTGGATGTCTTTCGGCAGCGGTATCGACCGGTTTCCGGGATAGAGGTGGTGCTGGCTGTGCCTTCCCTGTATCTGCGCCAGGTATACCGGGAGGTGGCGTCGCTCGATGGTGTGGCCGTGGCAGCCCAGCATGTCTCTCCCTATCCTCCGGGGGCGTATACCGGGGCACTGCCGGCGGTCTGGCTTGCGGGAATGGCCGGATACACCCTTGCCGGGCACCGAGAGACCCGGAAGTATTTTCATGAAACCCTGCAGGAGGTGGCCGGGCAGGTACGGGAAGCGGTCAGCGCGGGTCTGGTTCCGATTCTCTGTATGGAACGCGCGGTTGCCACCGCGCAGATTGCAGCCATTGACAGTGGTGATCTGGAACGGACCGTGCTTTCTTATACACCCTCTGATGCGGTGCAGCTGGAGGTGGCGCACGGTGCCCGGGAGGTCCGGGATGCGGCTGCATTCTTCTCGGCGCTCTCCGGCGGCCGGCCAGTGCTGTACGGTGGCGGTGTGAACCGTGAAAACATTCAGGAACTCATGGGTGTGCCTGAGCTGGCCGGGGTGATGGTGGGCCGGAGCTGTCTGGATGTATCGGAATTTCTCGATCTTCTCGAGACCCTGCGATGA
- a CDS encoding PAS domain-containing protein, with protein sequence MQYQRWDDFLIAEHEMIERAMAVLKSCLDNMDETMAKPVQMVRALDFLLEFGDKVHNRKEEEYLFPLMQERGIPVQGGPLGVMLQEHEMERNLLQNMITKAPSLAELPAEEVARYRQEGYDYLRVRAEHIWKENDVLYPMGRQVLLDEDNQKLLDAFVGINRETYGDQADRHFEEMVTEVEKVLKEKKGLIHNLSYEQIEGIMETLPFEVTFVDAEDTVAYFNRLDKEKLFPRTRSVIGRKVTKCHPEKSVDMVSEIVEGFKNGTRDKAEFWIDFRGDKVLIRYFPVRNEQGEYLGVLEVTQAIGDIQKITGEKRLLD encoded by the coding sequence ATGCAGTACCAACGATGGGACGATTTCCTGATCGCTGAGCACGAGATGATCGAACGGGCCATGGCCGTTCTGAAAAGCTGCCTCGATAACATGGACGAGACCATGGCCAAACCGGTGCAGATGGTCCGGGCTCTGGATTTTCTGCTCGAGTTCGGGGACAAAGTCCACAACCGCAAGGAGGAGGAGTATCTTTTTCCTCTCATGCAGGAACGGGGTATCCCGGTGCAGGGGGGACCGCTCGGTGTCATGCTTCAGGAACATGAGATGGAGCGCAACCTGCTGCAGAACATGATCACCAAGGCTCCGTCCCTGGCGGAGCTGCCGGCCGAAGAGGTGGCGCGCTACCGCCAGGAAGGATATGATTATCTCCGCGTCCGCGCCGAACACATCTGGAAGGAAAACGATGTGTTGTATCCCATGGGTCGACAGGTTCTGCTGGACGAGGACAACCAGAAGCTGCTGGATGCATTTGTCGGCATCAACAGAGAAACCTACGGAGACCAGGCTGACAGACATTTCGAGGAGATGGTCACTGAGGTCGAGAAGGTGTTGAAAGAGAAAAAAGGTCTCATCCACAATCTCTCCTACGAACAGATAGAGGGGATCATGGAGACCTTGCCCTTCGAGGTGACTTTTGTGGACGCCGAAGACACGGTTGCCTATTTCAACCGGCTTGACAAGGAGAAACTGTTTCCCAGAACCCGTTCGGTCATCGGCCGCAAGGTCACCAAATGTCATCCGGAAAAAAGTGTCGACATGGTCAGTGAGATCGTCGAGGGCTTCAAGAACGGCACCCGGGACAAGGCGGAATTCTGGATCGATTTTCGCGGTGACAAGGTACTCATCCGTTACTTTCCGGTGCGAAACGAACAGGGCGAATACCTTGGGGTCCTCGAGGTCACCCAGGCCATCGGTGACATTCAGAAAATCACAGGCGAGAAAAGACTGCTGGACTAG
- a CDS encoding cobalt-precorrin 5A hydrolase has product MRTAVLAITQGGREKGEQLARSLEQADFFFCRGRLRETFARVWKESVEDRRYDALICIMATGIVVRTIGPLLHDKQTDPAVVVCDEAGRFAISLVSGHLGGANSLAEQVADILGGQAVITTASDVLGKTPLDLWIREQGFVVPDRKGLTRIMGRLVNGATIRIWSEIPLPDLPPDMEKIDDPGQADLLVTCRTDVTARGLLLHPKILVAGIGCNRDTPAREIEQALAEACAANNLALPSIARLASIDLKQDEAGLLEFARTSDYPLVFFNRDQLNCVDNVSSSAAVLKATGAKGVAEPAAILAAGNGRLLVRKMKWPNVTVAIAMPFIP; this is encoded by the coding sequence ATGCGGACAGCAGTTCTGGCCATAACCCAAGGCGGCAGGGAAAAGGGTGAGCAGCTGGCCCGGTCGCTGGAGCAGGCTGATTTTTTCTTCTGCCGGGGCAGGCTGCGGGAGACCTTTGCCAGGGTGTGGAAAGAGAGTGTCGAAGACAGACGATATGACGCCCTGATCTGTATCATGGCCACAGGCATCGTGGTTCGAACCATTGGCCCGCTGCTGCATGATAAACAGACTGATCCCGCGGTGGTGGTCTGCGATGAGGCGGGCCGTTTTGCCATTTCCCTGGTCTCCGGCCATCTCGGGGGTGCCAATAGCCTGGCCGAACAGGTGGCGGATATCCTCGGGGGACAGGCCGTGATCACCACGGCCTCGGATGTGCTCGGCAAGACACCGCTGGACCTCTGGATCAGGGAGCAGGGATTTGTGGTGCCTGACCGGAAGGGGCTGACCCGGATCATGGGCAGGCTGGTGAACGGTGCAACCATCCGGATATGGAGTGAAATCCCGCTGCCTGACCTGCCGCCGGATATGGAAAAAATTGATGACCCCGGCCAGGCAGACCTCCTGGTGACCTGCCGCACCGACGTGACAGCCCGGGGCTTACTCCTGCATCCGAAAATACTGGTGGCCGGTATCGGCTGCAACCGCGACACCCCGGCCCGGGAAATAGAACAGGCCCTGGCCGAGGCCTGCGCAGCCAACAACCTGGCCCTCCCATCCATAGCCCGCCTGGCCTCCATTGATCTCAAGCAGGATGAAGCAGGACTGCTCGAATTTGCCAGAACTTCTGATTATCCGCTGGTCTTTTTTAACCGCGATCAACTCAACTGCGTCGACAATGTCTCCTCGTCTGCCGCTGTCCTCAAAGCCACCGGCGCCAAAGGCGTGGCCGAACCCGCCGCCATCCTCGCCGCGGGAAACGGCCGACTCCTTGTCCGGAAAATGAAATGGCCCAATGTCACCGTGGCCATTGCCATGCCTTTTATTCCGTAA
- the cobM gene encoding precorrin-4 C(11)-methyltransferase: MRGSGMTPVCFVGAGAGDPELLTLKGRRLLDEADVIIYAGSLVNPELLAGVRATVHDSAGMDLDQIMEIMIKAHREGKKVVRLHTGDPAIFGAIREQMRRLDAEDIEYEVVPGVSSALASAAALKVELTVPEVTQTVIFTRQAGRTPVPERESLRNLARIQASMCIFLSVSMIDKVVEELTGGGYPEDTPVAVVEKASWPDERIVRGTLADIGDAVRTSGIRKTAMILVGRALADGPSAASRLYDAGFSHEYRK, translated from the coding sequence ATGCGGGGAAGTGGTATGACGCCGGTCTGTTTTGTCGGTGCCGGTGCCGGAGACCCGGAGCTCCTGACCCTCAAGGGCAGGCGGCTCCTGGATGAGGCCGACGTGATCATCTATGCCGGCAGCCTGGTCAATCCTGAGCTGCTTGCCGGGGTGCGGGCCACGGTTCATGATTCGGCGGGAATGGACCTTGACCAGATCATGGAGATTATGATCAAGGCCCATCGGGAAGGTAAAAAAGTGGTCCGGCTCCACACCGGGGACCCGGCCATCTTTGGTGCCATTCGGGAGCAGATGCGGCGTCTTGATGCGGAAGATATCGAGTACGAGGTGGTCCCCGGGGTCAGCTCGGCCCTGGCCTCTGCAGCCGCGCTCAAGGTGGAGCTGACCGTGCCCGAGGTGACCCAGACCGTCATCTTTACCCGGCAGGCCGGCAGAACCCCGGTGCCTGAGCGGGAATCCCTGCGGAACCTGGCCCGGATCCAGGCCTCCATGTGTATCTTTCTTTCCGTCTCCATGATAGACAAGGTGGTGGAGGAGCTCACCGGTGGCGGCTATCCGGAAGATACTCCGGTGGCGGTGGTGGAAAAGGCGTCCTGGCCTGACGAGCGCATTGTCCGGGGCACGCTTGCTGATATTGGTGACGCGGTCAGAACCTCCGGGATCCGCAAGACCGCCATGATCTTGGTGGGCCGGGCCCTGGCAGATGGTCCGTCCGCAGCGTCCAGACTCTATGACGCCGGATTCAGCCACGAATACAGGAAATAA
- the cobI gene encoding precorrin-2 C(20)-methyltransferase — MTSIQQQGQLFLVGVGPGDPELMTLRAVRILQEAPVWLAPKGRKNGSSSALQIAAAQVATTDKTIVELHFPMKKVRLGQVPDPELQAGWEAAAEAVLGHLVSGRDVAFPTLGDPALYSTAFYLLATLQQRHPEVQVTIIPGITAMAACSANVGAPLGLGDDVVSIVPAVFDDERLRDILTRVDAVVLMKVHRRLAPVVALLDELGLTDHAVLIERCGMADQRIYTDVREALGRELHYFTTMLIRRRPVGSGLAIHEECAEGRRAVCGEVV; from the coding sequence ATGACGAGTATACAACAACAAGGCCAGCTGTTTCTGGTGGGAGTGGGTCCGGGAGATCCGGAACTTATGACCCTGCGGGCCGTGCGTATTTTACAGGAAGCGCCGGTCTGGCTGGCGCCCAAGGGCAGAAAGAACGGCAGCAGCAGCGCTCTGCAGATCGCCGCGGCTCAGGTGGCCACCACGGACAAGACCATTGTCGAGCTCCATTTTCCCATGAAAAAAGTCCGGCTGGGCCAGGTACCTGATCCGGAATTGCAGGCAGGCTGGGAAGCGGCTGCCGAGGCCGTGCTCGGTCATCTTGTCAGCGGTCGGGATGTGGCTTTTCCCACCCTCGGTGATCCGGCCCTCTATTCCACGGCCTTTTATCTTCTCGCCACTCTCCAGCAGCGACATCCCGAGGTCCAGGTGACCATCATTCCCGGGATCACGGCCATGGCTGCCTGTTCGGCCAATGTTGGTGCCCCGCTGGGGCTGGGTGACGACGTGGTCTCCATTGTCCCGGCTGTCTTTGATGATGAGCGGCTCCGGGATATTCTCACCCGTGTCGATGCCGTGGTCCTGATGAAGGTGCACCGGCGGCTGGCTCCGGTGGTGGCCCTGCTCGATGAACTGGGTCTCACCGATCATGCCGTGCTTATCGAGCGGTGCGGCATGGCGGACCAGAGGATCTACACCGATGTCCGCGAGGCCCTGGGTCGGGAGCTGCATTATTTCACCACCATGCTGATCCGCCGGAGGCCGGTGGGCAGCGGGCTGGCCATACACGAGGAGTGTGCCGAAGGGAGACGGGCGGTATGCGGGGAAGTGGTATGA
- the cbiE gene encoding precorrin-6y C5,15-methyltransferase (decarboxylating) subunit CbiE — MLKTDDMSMIELIGVSGNVLDDGVRETIARCHAVVASGRHVPLVEDLCERIIPIAPVQTMLERLAGELALGPVTVLASGDPLFFGIGRTLLGRFGPDRLHIRPALSAMQLACARFKTPWDDMAFLSLHGREMDTLAGRVLVCLRHTAHGKVMLFTDQHNSPDRIAALLLQTLEEYGAMELARTIRVQVGENLGLKDERLVEGDLARIAGLTFAPLNMMLISRESEAVFGPVLGLNEEELVHSRGLITKNEVRAVTLHTLRLPPSGVFWDVGGGSGSVSIEAARMCPALAVFCVEAKGEQQENIRANIRGHQAWNVRLVSGLAPAILSGLPDPERIFVGGSRGRLKEIIDICARRLKPGGRLVVNAVLARTAEQAPKYMLRHGLSVQVTRIGVSRWQETGEEQECVEDRQCVVDRRQPRQTTINPITIICGTK, encoded by the coding sequence CAGGTGTCACGCTGTGGTTGCTTCCGGTCGGCATGTTCCACTGGTGGAGGATCTTTGCGAGCGGATCATCCCCATTGCGCCGGTGCAAACCATGCTCGAGCGGCTGGCAGGGGAGCTGGCCCTGGGGCCGGTAACGGTTCTGGCCTCGGGTGATCCGTTGTTCTTTGGTATCGGTCGGACCCTGCTGGGTCGTTTCGGGCCTGACCGGCTGCATATCCGTCCAGCCCTGTCGGCCATGCAGCTGGCCTGCGCCCGGTTCAAGACCCCCTGGGACGACATGGCCTTTCTCAGTCTCCATGGCCGGGAGATGGACACCCTTGCCGGCCGGGTCCTCGTCTGTCTTCGACACACTGCCCATGGCAAGGTCATGCTCTTCACGGACCAGCATAACAGCCCGGACAGGATCGCAGCCCTGCTGCTCCAGACCCTGGAGGAATACGGAGCCATGGAGCTGGCCCGGACCATTCGGGTCCAGGTGGGGGAAAACCTCGGCCTGAAAGACGAGCGTCTGGTGGAGGGTGACCTGGCCCGGATAGCCGGTCTTACCTTTGCACCCCTGAACATGATGCTGATCAGTCGCGAAAGCGAAGCGGTGTTCGGGCCGGTCCTGGGCCTGAATGAAGAGGAATTGGTTCATTCCCGGGGATTGATCACCAAGAACGAGGTCCGGGCCGTGACCCTGCATACCCTGCGGCTCCCACCTTCCGGGGTGTTTTGGGACGTGGGGGGCGGTTCGGGCTCGGTCAGTATCGAGGCGGCGCGTATGTGTCCGGCCCTGGCTGTTTTTTGTGTGGAGGCCAAGGGAGAACAGCAGGAAAACATCCGGGCCAATATCCGCGGCCATCAGGCCTGGAATGTCCGGCTGGTCAGCGGATTGGCCCCGGCCATACTGAGCGGGCTGCCGGATCCGGAGCGGATTTTTGTCGGCGGATCCCGGGGGCGGCTGAAAGAGATTATCGATATCTGTGCCCGGCGTCTGAAGCCGGGTGGCAGACTGGTGGTCAATGCAGTGCTTGCCAGAACCGCTGAACAGGCGCCGAAGTACATGCTGCGTCATGGCCTGTCGGTTCAGGTCACCCGGATCGGCGTGAGCCGCTGGCAGGAGACCGGGGAAGAACAGGAGTGTGTCGAAGACAGACAGTGTGTCGTAGACAGACGACAGCCCCGGCAGACGACCATCAATCCCATAACCATAATCTGCGGAACAAAATGA